In a single window of the Podospora pseudocomata strain CBS 415.72m chromosome 2 map unlocalized CBS415.72m_2, whole genome shotgun sequence genome:
- a CDS encoding uncharacterized protein (EggNog:ENOG503P3AC; COG:S), with translation MPGLITPRKTRSTVKGTKVPPATSSIANLTKISKLSTLGKDVTSEKKATAGTIFGRTSNIEIVLTTKKRKVQDEVEPTPKKQCREPESRPITTTSPVSKRKKTVTFDLTENSAPAKPTPKRAAPASTPSKKRSYQADDETDASSHTSALLERLNIRTPIPKRTKTVVTPAQNDYDLPRELLDLLDMQTAFLKTLNMEYAHNGTNSPIDLRNLYPSVTRTWGKRRVLLVDIQRLLGVLNWTPAKSSPEPLFILSDYGRQKICIDFSPSLPAGPIREADLNMDFKSNLRTLWMSSNKNVTLFLGTLPKAPIKKCESLLKATIPKQTTLDSLKAGIQARKEAEQAAKEEAAKKLEQAVKPDGTKMTLLERIKMKEVELKNMPAGPTPQELQRQAALHRAEDVAAVVGMLCKASGGQARVSFTIQQVLTKLKDSLRTPISREDAGICVRLLAAEVTPEWIRVVKLGAREMVVVTVAGQPSLTVLKERVGKLLD, from the coding sequence ATGCCTGGTTTAATAACTCCGCGTAAGACGCGGTCGACCGTTAAGGGCACCAAGGTCCCTCCTGCCACGTCGAGTATTGCCAACTTAACAAAGATCTCCAAGCTCTCGACCCTTGGGAAGGACGTCACTtccgagaagaaggccaccgccggcaccatCTTTGGTCGCACCTCCAACATTGAGATTGTCCTCACcacaaagaagaggaaggttCAGGACGAGGTCGAGCCCACACCCAAGAAGCAATGTCGGGAGCCCGAGTCGAGACCAATCACGACTACCAGTCCTGTTTCGAAAAGGAAGAAGACTGTCACATTCGACCTGACTGAGAACTCCGCCCCGGCCAAGCCAACTCCAAAACGCGCCGCTCCGGCATCCACACCCAGCAAGAAGCGGTCATACcaagccgacgacgagacCGATGCCTCTTCTCACACCTCGGCTCTTCTGGAACGTCTCAACATCCGAACCCCAATCCCGAAGCGCACCAAGACAGTTGTCACCCCAGCCCAAAATGATTACGACCTCCCCCGagagctcctcgacctcctcgacatgcaGACCGCCTTCCTCAAGACCCTGAACATGGAATACGCCCACAATGGcaccaactcccccatcGACCTCCGAAACCTCTACCCCAGTGTCACCCGCACCTGGGGAAAGCGTAGAGTATTACTCGTCGACATTCAGCGTCTGCTCGGAGTCCTAAACTGGACACCCGCCAAGTCCTCCCCCGAacccctcttcatcctctccgACTATGGCCGCCAGAAAATCTGCATCGacttctccccatccctgCCTGCGGGCCCGATCAGAGAGGCCGACTTGAATATGGATTTCAAGTCCAACCTCCGCACGTTGTGGATGTCCTCCAACAAGAAcgtcaccctcttcctcggcaccctccccaaggCTCCAATCAAGAAGTGCGAGAGCCTTCTCAAGGCCACGATCCCAAAGCAGACAACCCTTGACTCCCTCAAGGCTGGTATCCAAGCCAGAAAAGAAGCCGAGCAAGCCGCCAAGGAGGAAGCCGCCAAGAAACTCGAGCAGGCGGTCAAGCCTGACGGAACAAAGATGACGCTGCTGGAGCGGatcaagatgaaggaggtggagctGAAGAATATGCCCGCGGGTCCTACGCCTCAGGAGCTGCAGAGGCAGGCGGCGCTTCACAGGGCGGAAGATGTGGCGGCCGTGGTTGGGATGTTGTGCAAGGCCAGTGGTGGGCAGGCGAGGGTGTCGTTTACGATTCAGCAGGTCCTGACCAAGCTGAAGGATTCGCTGAGGACGCCGATTAGCAGGGAGGACGCGGGGATTtgtgtgaggttgttggcggcggaggtgACGCCCGAGTGGATTAGGGTTGTGAAGctgggggcgagggagatggtggttgtTACTGTTGCTGGGCAGCCTAGTCTGAcggtgttgaaggagagagTTGGCAAGTTGTTGGAttga
- the STE7 gene encoding MAP kinase kinase (MEK) (EggNog:ENOG503NXES; COG:T) → MADAFAPRSMKRKNVKGLALTPAAPKPPPTAENARPKGEDEQLEIGIEFNLDLKPEDLEIIKDLGAGNGGTVSKVKHIPTNTVMARKIIHVEAKKEMRKRIVRELQIMRGCHSDYIVTFYGAFLNENNDVIMCMEYMDVGSLDRVSRVFGPVRVDVLGKIAEATLGGLTYLYSKHHIMHRDIKPSNILVNSRGSIKLCDFGVSGELINSIADTFVGTSTYMAPERIQGEKYTVKSDVWSFGLSIMELAIGKFPFAAADQLSDAESAPAGILDLLQQIVHEPAPRLPKSDAFPQILDDMIQKCLYKEPERRPTPQELFDRDPFVQAAKRTPVDLREWACGLMDRDNRKSHLAPQLSPAIQDLLRSSDSPSYPAQNEGGVQQTPTSAYRHDPRHAAAADQSALAAQVERMYIRDWDRE, encoded by the exons ATGGCTGACGCATTCGCCCCGCGCTCTATGAAGCGCAAGAACGTCAAGGGTCTTGCTCTGACACCTGCCGCCCCTAAGCCTCCCCCGACCGCCGAGAATGCTCGCCCAAAGGGGGAAGACGAACAGCTAGAAATTGGTATCGAGTTCAACTTGGACTTGAAGCCTGAAGACCTGGAGATCATCAAGGATCTTGGAGCTGGCAATGGTGGAACCGTCAGCAAAGTCAAGCATATCCCGACCAACACAGTGATGGCCCGCAAG ATCATTCATgtcgaggccaagaaggagatgcgGAAGCGCATAGTTCGTGAGCTTCAGATTATGCGTGGCTGCCATTCCGACTACATCGTGACCTTCTACGGCGCTTTCCTGAACGAGAACAACGATGTGATCATGTGCATGGAGTACATGGATGTCGG CTCTCTGGACCGGGTATCACGAGTATTCGGTCCCGTCCGTGTGGATGTTCTGGGCAAGATCGCCGAGGCGACTCTTGGAGGTCTTACATACCTCTACTCAAAACACCACATCATGCACCGCGATATCAAGCCCTCCAACATCCTCGTCAACTCGCGAGGATCCATCAAGCTCTGCGATTTTGGCGTATCCGGTGAGCTCATCAACTCGATCGCTGACACCTTTGTCGGTACGTCAACATACATGGCCCCTGAAAGAATTCAGGGTGAGAAGTATACGGTCAAGTCAGATGTGTGGAGTTTCGGCTTGTCCATCATGGAACTGGCTATTGGAAAGTTCCCATTCGCCGCAGCGGACCAACTCTCTGATGCCGAGAGCGCCCCTGCCGGTATTCTTGACCTGCTTCAGCAGATTGTACACGAGCCCGCGCCCAGGCTACCCAAGAGCGACGCCTTCCCTCAGATTCTTGATGATATGATTCAGAAGTGTCTGTACAAGGAACCCGAGCGCCGACCAACCCCTCAAGAGCTTTTT GATCGCGATCCTTTTGTACAAGCAGCCAAGAGAACACCTGTGGATCTGAGAGAATGGGCCTGCGGTCTTATGGATAGGGACAACCGCAAGTCCCATCTGGCACCGCAGCTCTCTCCGGCTATCCAGGATCTCCTGCGCTCCAGTGATTCGCCATCGTACCCAGCACAGAATGAGGGGGGGGTTCAGCAAACACCCACTTCAG CGTACCGACACGACCCCCGCCAcgcagcggcagcggatcAATCAGCCTTGGCCGCGCAGGTGGAGCGAATGTACATCCGGGACTGGGACCGCGAGTAG
- the SPT6 gene encoding Transcription elongation factor spt6 (COG:K; EggNog:ENOG503NUPH; BUSCO:EOG09260492) — translation MSNDLRNLIDGEAELDDEDDDASFDEEAGEGRRDKPLIDDSSEEEDDDDDEEEARRIREGFIVDEDEEEEEDEDVEERRNRKRRRRAEREEEQLDEEDLDLIGEANPDWGRKAQPQQNKFKRLKRGHRDEDRGSERRGLAEIFSDDDEEMADDRAYGRQSHRQADEFDDFIEEDYPEDDEERIQRQEDMEVARPRDKGLTVDTTGLDKEALDDMEAIFGNGEDYDWALQMEEEEEEREREEQQIELKDVFEPSQLKEKLLTDEDNEIRVNDDPERFQLDRKPFQHQQTSAEGFKEEARWITNLILPHKRLSSDLHGPLTKAVCQVLEFFVIDAYEVPFVFQQRRDYLIHAKKSRNLDRDDPDAPAFNIDAEKLLNQDDLWRILELDIKFRSLVEKRTVLEKSYNSLKEKLNIQDDIIESMTRAAETTEELQDLQDYFNFRYSAEIKQAAAMAAQEEGHQTEQLKRPGTKTALFERIRKSKAYEFVQALGISPDQLARNALQDGRRVSSDDNPQDPISLADSLVDNFFYTAEQVTNAARQMYAEELFVSPRMRKFFRKNYYGTGIVNCRRTEKGLRKIDESHPYYEIKYLVNYSIMDFVDRPEVFLKMMKAEEEGLVEIRVELSNERSFRKNLYQDFVSDNFSSLADAWNGEREKVLDMAINRLHKVIEKGVKESIRTACQERLLQACREEYSKRLDQAPIKPKGMVLGTVPRVLVLTNGMGDPGRDPIYWACMDEHGKVNEYGTFSNLARDENQREEFASLCVRKEFDMVGICGFSADTQRLIKDVEGLISDKGLMGPPYPDPKTDESRVDLLDVVVVNDEVARLYKDSPRGVTDHPTLNPLTRYCIALARYMQNPLKEYAALGKDVISLSIHPYQQYLPQDKLLKQLETAMVDMVNLIGVEINEAMKDPYTANLLPYIAGLGPRKAQLLIKGINANGGVVNARDELVGDFSRHKIPVLGPRVWNNAASFLYIEYDSTHPDSDPLDNTRIHPEDYDLARKVAADALGLDEEDVKAETDLNGPAAIVRKLFNDDVQEKVNELILEEYAEQLEREYSQRKRATLEAIRAELQVPFEELRKNFVTLTGDQIFTMFTGETRESLCEGMIVPVNVRVVKDDFAIVKLDCGIEGRIEAHETSHRHSVKDVLSVGQTVQAKLIDVNRKDMTCKLTMREEEMRRPYRKNYDHGRDQWDYRLEDADREELREKDRVTGRTQRVIKHPLFKPFNSTQAEEYLGGQPPGEVVIRPSSKGNDHLTITWKVADGVHQHIDVLELQKDNEFSVGKVLKVGSKYTYTDLDELIVDHVKAMAKKVDELMQHEKFQKGSRADLEKWLTTYIDANPTRSTYAFCIDKKHPGYFHLCFKASKNSKVNGWVVRVVPHAYELMKNAYPDMRALTNGFKLRYQSEMLKMQQGGGGGGGQRR, via the exons ATGAGCAACGACTTGCGCAACTTGATCGATGGCGAGGCCGAgctcgatgacgaggatgatgatgcctcctttgatgaggaggccggcgagggcCGTAGGGACAAGCCCTTAATCGATGATTccagcgaggaagaagatgatgacgatgatgaggaagaagctaGAAGA ATTCGAGAAGGCTTCATtgtcgatgaggacgaggaggaagaagaggacgaagatgTCGAAGAGCGACGCAACagaaagaggcgtcggagagccgaaagagaagaagagcaactcgatgaagaagatctCGATCTCATCGGTGAAGCAAACCCAGACTGGGGACGCAAGGCACAGCCCCAG CAAAACAAGTTCAAGCGGCTGAAGCGCGGCCATCGCGATGAAGATCGTGGCTCCGAACGCCGCGGCCTGGCCGAGATCTTttccgacgatgacgaagaaaTGGCCGACGACCGAGCCTATGGCCGCCAGAGCCACCGCCAAGCCGACGAGTTTGATGACTTCATCGAGGAAGACTACcccgaagatgatgaggagcgCATCCAACGCCAGGAGGATATGGAAGTTGCCCGGCCGAGAGATAAGGGTCTCACCGTCGATACGACTGGTCTGGATAAGGAGGCGCTTGACGACATGGAAGCTATTTTCGGAAATGGCGAAGATTACGACTGGGCTCTGCagatggaggaagaagaagaggagcgcGAACGTGAAGAGCAACAGATCGAGCTCAAGGATGTTTTTGAGCCGTCGCAactcaaggagaagctcctTACTGACGAGGACAACGAGATTCGCGTCAACGACGACCCAGAGCGTTTCCAACTGGATCGCAAGCCTTTCCAACATCAGCAAACTTCGGCCGAAGGGTTCAAGGAGGAAGCCAGATGGATTACCAACCTCATCTTGCCACACAAGCGCCTTTCAAGTGATCTTCACGGACCTTTGACCAAGGCTGTGTGCCAGGTACTCGAGTTCTTCGTCATCGACGCCTATGAAGTGCCCTTTGTTTTTCAGCAACGCCGAGACTACCTCATTCATGCCAAGAAGTCACGAAACTTGGATCGTGATGATCCGGATGCTCCCGCATTCAACATTGATGCCGAAAAGTTGCTTAACCAGGATGATCTCTGGCGCATTCTTGAGCTGGATATCAAGTTCCGGTCCCTGGTTGAGAAGAGAACAGTGCTCGAGAAATCATACAACAGCTTGAAAGAGAAGCTCAACATCCAGGACGACATCATCGAAAGCATGACTCGTGCGGCCGAAACGACAGAAGAGTTGCAGGATCTACAGGATTACTTCAACTTCCGGTACTCTGCCGAAATCAAGCAGgctgctgccatggccgCTCAGGAGGAGGGTCACCAGACCGAACAGCTCAAGCGTCCGGGCACCAAGACAGCCCTCTTTGAGCGCATCAGGAAGTCCAAGGCCTACGAGTTCGTGCAGGCACTCGGAATCTCGCCTGATCAACTTGCCAGAAACGCGCTACAAGACGGAAGGAGGGTTTCATCTGATGACAATCCCCAGGACCCCATCTCGCTCGCGGATAGCTTAGTGGACAACTTTTTCTACACGGCCGAACAGGTTACCAACGCGGCCCGCCAGATGTACGCAGAAGAGCTCTTCGTCAGCCCCCGGATGCGCAAATTCTTCCGTAAAAACTACTACGGCACTGGCATTGTGAACTGCCGTCGCACAGAAAAAGGTCTCAGGAAGATCGACGAGTCTCATCCATATTACGAGATCAAGTATCTTGTCAACTACAGCATCATGGATTTCGTGGATCGGCCCGAGGTGttcttgaagatgatgaaggcagaagaagaaggcctggTGGAAATTCGCGTCGAGCTCAGCAACGAGCGTAGCTTTAGGAAGAATCTTTACCAAGATTTCGTATCCGACAACTTCAGCTCGCTGGCTGATGCGTGGAAtggggagagagaaaaagtgCTCGACATGGCCATTAACCGTCTCCACAAGGTGATTGAGAAGGGTGTCAAGGAATCCATACGGACTGCGTGCCAGGAACGGCTTCTCCAAGCCTGTCGTGAGGAGTATTCTAAGCGTCTCGATCAAGCCCCGATCAAGCCCAAGGGCATGGTTCTCGGCACAGTACCTCGAGTGCTTGTTCTCACCAACGGCATGGGCGACCCCGGCCGCGACCCTATCTACTGGGCGTGTATGGACGAGCATGGCAAGGTGAATGAGTATGGCACCTTTAGCAACCTGGCTCGGGATGAGAACCAACGCGAGGAGTTTGCTTCGCTTTGCGTACGGAAGGAGTTTGACATGGTCGGTATTTGTGGCTTTTCGGCAGACACACAACGACTCATCAAAGACGTCGAGGGCCTCATCAGCGACAAGGGTCTTATGGGCCCTCCCTACCCTGACCCGAAAACTGATGAGAGTCGTGTCGATCTCTTggacgttgttgtcgtcaaCGATGAGGTTGCGCGCCTGTACAAGGACAGCCCTCGGGGCGTCACAGACCACCCCACGTTGAATCCTCTTACTCGCTACTGTATCGCTTTGGCTCGGTATATGCAAAATCCGCTGAAGGAATATGCCGCTCTTGGCAAGGATGTGATCTCGTTGTCGATCCACCCATACCAGCAATATCTCCCGCAAgacaagctcctcaagcAGTTGGAGACGGCGATGGTTGATATGGTCAACCTTATCGGTGTTGAAATCAACGAAGCTATGAAGGATCCATATACCGCAAACTTGCTTCCCTATATCGCTGGTCTTGGCCCTCGCAAGGCGCAGCTTTTGATCAAGGGAATCAATGCCAACGGCGGTGTCGTTAATGCTCGTGACGAACTGGTTGGTGATTTCTCTCGCCACAAGATCCCAGTGCTGGGCCCAAGAGTGTGGAACAATGCCGCAAGCTTCCTCTACATTGAATACGACTCTACCCATCCTGACTCGGATCCACTGGATAACACACGTATCCATCCCGAGGACTACGACCTGGCTCGCAAGGTCGCCGCCGATGCCTTGGGTctcgacgaagaggatgTCAAGGCCGAGACGGACCTTAATGGACCAGCCGCTATCGTTCGCAAACTCTTCAATGATGATGTTCAAGAAAAGGTGAATGAGCTGATCCTCGAGGAGTACGCCGAGCAGTTGGAGCGCGAGTACTCGCAACGGAAGCGCGCCACGCTTGAGGCTATCAGGGCAGAGCTGCAAGTGCCGTTTGAAGAGCTTCGCAAGAACTTTGTAACTCTTACTGGCGACCAGATCTTCACCATGTTCACCGGTGAGACAAGGGAGTCGCTTTGCGAGGGTATGATTGTGCCAGTCAATGTCCGCGTTGTGAAGGACGACTTCGCTATCGTCAAGCTCGACTGCGGCATCGAAGGCAGAATTGAGGCTCATGAAACCTCGCACCGCCACTCCGTCAAGGATGTTTTGAGCGTGGGCCAGACGGTTCAAGCCAAGCTCATCGACGTCAACCGCAAGGACATGACCTGCAAGCTCACCATGCGGGAAGAGGAGATGCGCAGACCTTATCGCAAGAACTATGATCACGGCCGGGATCAATGGGATTATAGACTGGAAGATGCCGACCGTGAGGAGCTGCGCGAGAAGGACAGGGTGACGGGACGCACTCAGAGGGTCATCAAGCACCCGCTTTTCAAGCCTTTCAACAGCACCCAGGCCGAGGAATATCTCGGCGGGCAACCCCCCGGAGAGGTTGTCATTCGGCCATCGTCCAAGGGTAATGACCACCTTACCATCACGTGGAAGGTGGCCGATGGTGTCCACCAGCATATTGACGTGCTGGAGCTTCAAAAGGACAATGAGTTCTCTGTGGGCAAGGTCCTCAAGGTCGGGAGCAAGTACACATACACCGATCTGGACGAGTTGATTGTCGACCACGTCAAGGCTATGGCGAAGAAGGTCGATGAGCTGATGCAGCATGAGAAGTTCCAGAAGGGATCGCGTGCCGATCTTG AAAAATGGCTCACAACATATATCGATGCCAATCCAACTCGTTCCACCTACGCCTTCTGCATCGACAAGAAGCACCCGGGCTATTTCCACCTGTGCTTCAAGGCGTCCAAGAATTCCAAAGTCAACGGATGGGTGGTCCGTGTCGTACCCCATGCTTACGAGCTGATGAAGAACGCCTACCCGGATATGAGAGCTCTCACGAACGGGTTCAAGCTCCGGTATCAAAGCGAGATGCTGAAGATGCAAcagggtggcggtggaggagggggccaGAGACGCTAG
- a CDS encoding uncharacterized protein (COG:Q; EggNog:ENOG503NYW9) — translation MPIPEPDLATRAPESDAAEDQQDSPALSAIAAPTPPPEQPQLCDNCVSDRPTPAGSGAPQGELTTLGGIDVYITKPPSYPSTPARLLLLLTGGTGLKSTNNQLQADLFSIEGNYVVVMPDLFSGDPAPNSQVKEDDPDIQAGDGGGFLGMFKLKAVETAKSFMIDMWLARHTEDKILPIIHKVLDAAKEEFADAVGNGGGVYAVGYCIGGRYVLLLGQQREKRGEDVEQGDVKEGPWIKAGAVAHATMVSRQDFVGLKAPVSLVNVESDPMFPDEVRVAGEDEMRKGGVEHEVKVYPGVPHGFAVVGEYEDGNIKEAQKTAYGQMLKWLQDH, via the exons ATGCCTATCCCAGAACCTGATCTAGCTACCCGAGCTCCCGAGAGCGACGCTGCCGAAGACCAGCAAGACTCTCCAGCTCTTTCTGCCATTGCcgctccaactcctcctccggagCAACCACAACTATGCGACAACTGCGTATCTGACAGACCAACTCCAGCTGGCAGTGGAGCGCCACAAGGAGAGCTCACTACTCTCGGCGGGATAGAT GTCTACATAACCAAACCCCCATcctacccctccaccccagcccGACTACTCCTCCTCTTAACAGGCGGCACCGGTCTCAagtcaaccaacaaccagctcCAGGCcgacctcttctccatcgaGGGCAACTACGTCGTCGTCATGCCAGATCTCTTCTCTGGCGACCCGGCGCCAAATTCCCAAGTCAAGGAAGACGACCCCGACATCCaagctggtgatgggggaggctTCTTAGGGATGTTTAAACTCAAGGCTGTGGAGACGGCCAAGAGCTTCATGATTGACATGTGGCTTGCGCGACACACCGAAGACAAGATCCTACCCATCATCCACAAGGTTCTGGACGCGGCAAAGGAGGAGTTTGCGGATGCGGTTGggaatggtgggggggtgtaTGCGGTGGGGTATTGCATAGGGGGACGGTATGTCCTGTTGCTGGGGCAACagagggagaaaaggggggaggatgtggagcagGGGGATGTCAAGGAGGGACCGTGGATCAAGGCGGGTGCGGTGGCGCATGCGACGATGGTGTCGAGGCAGGATTTTGTGGGGTTGAAGGCGCCGGTTAGCTTGGTCAATGTGGAGAGCGATCCTATGTTTCCTGATGAGGTGAgggttgctggggaggatgagatgaggaaggggggggtggagcaTGAGGTGAAGGTTTATCCTGGGGTCCCGCATG GTTTTGCTGTTGTGGGGGAGTATGAGGATGGGAATATCAAGGAGGCGCAGAAGACGGCGTATGGACAGATGTTGAAGTGGTTACAGGATCATTGA
- a CDS encoding uncharacterized protein (EggNog:ENOG503P60V; COG:S) — protein MELGRLAGGGLCFAEMAPPHVPDDTYHEGAVLEIQRHLPPEPFGIVGRIRYKLPEKRSEWNAFWSSATYWCQKSRVELALAHPPITTTEVKNPESRKFTITRIIQFNEHTEGQTVFEGVIISANGKRNEVIAKVYDGAYYSLDERFGNSCDATCPDVMTKADLHYSIESSCI, from the exons ATGGAGCTTGGGCGGTTGGCGGGGGGAGG TCTCTGCTTTGCCGAAATGGCCCCTCCGCATGTGCCCGACGATACCTATCATGAGGGAGCGGTGCTTGAGATTCAACGACATCTACCACCGGAACCATTTGGCATTGTGGGACGCATTCGCTATAAACTCCCGGAGAAGAGAAGCGAGTGGAATGCGTTCTGGTCGAGTGCCACCTACTGGTGTCAAAAAAGCCGAGTCGAGCTTGCTTTGGCTCATCCCCCCATCACGACAACCGAAGTCAAGAATCCTGAAAGTCGCAAGTTCACCATCACTCGGATCATTCAGTTCAATGAGCATACGGAAGGTCAAACGGTCTTCGAGGGAGTCATCATATCGGCGAACGGAAAACGCAACGAAGTGATCGCTAAAGTTTACGATGGAGCTTATTACTCTCTAGATGAACGCTTCGGCAACTCTTGTGACGCCACCTGCCCGGATGTGATGACGAAAGCGGACCTGCATTATTCCATTGAGTCCTCGTGCATATGA
- a CDS encoding uncharacterized protein (COG:C; EggNog:ENOG503NZFE), translated as MPDLMKAVDIKNGKGPASAIFINPSTPIPHPPAGHALVRIKAFGLNRMDLLQREGNYPLPPQAPSTLGVEFSGTIVSFGGDEPNQEHEHFKKGDEVFGLAYGGAYAEYISVSTRMLLHKPNWLSFEQAAGIPETWITALQALDFVLGGAEGKTILWHAGASSVSISGIQLSRVSGAREIYATAGTGEKIKFIVGTLGATKGFNYKSEDWVKGVLEATGGKGVDLIVDFVGGSYFEKNLDVVARDGRLVMLGLMGGMQTPDRVNIGKLLYKRVRVEGSTLRSRDEEYQGKLRDRLEQEYLPKFEKGELKVFVDRVLPWEEIQKGHEVLEGNETMGKVICTIS; from the exons ATGCCTGATCTCATGAAAGCAGTCG ACATCAAAAACGGCAAAGGCCCCGCCtcagccatcttcatcaacccctccacccccatcccccatcccccagcAGGCCACGCCCTCGTCAGAATCAAGGCCTTTGGCCTCAACCGTATGGATCTCCTCCAAAGAGAAGGGAActaccccctccctccccaggcACCGTCCACCCTAGGAGTAGAATTCAGCGGCACGATCGTCTCTTTCGGTGGAGACGAGCCAAACCAGGAACACGAGCACTTCAAGAAGGGAGACGAGGTCTTCGGTTTGGCTTATGGTGGGGCGTATGCGGAGTACATCTCTGTCTCTACCCGGATGCTCTTGCATAAACCGAACTGGTTGTCGTTTGAGCAGGCGGCTGGGATACCAGAGACGTGGATTACCGCGCTTCAAGCGTTGGATTTTGTGCTGGGGGGTGCGGAGGGGAAGACGATACTGTGGCATGCTGGGGCGAGCTCGGTGTCGATTTCGGGGATACAGCTGTCGAGAGTGtcgggggcgagggagataTATGCTACGGCTgggacgggggagaagatCAAGTTCATTGTGGGGACGTTGGGGGCGACGAAGGGGTTTAATTACAAGAGCGAGGATTGGGTGaagggggttttggaggctacgggtgggaagggggtggatcTTATTGTTGATTTTGTTGGGGGGAGTTACTTTGAGAAGAATCTGGATGTGGTGGCGAGGGATGGGAGGCTTGTGATGCTGGGGCTGATGGGGGGCATGCAGACGCCGGATAGGGTTAATATTGGGAAGCTGTTGTAtaagagggtgagggtggaggggagtaCGTTGAGGAGTAGGGATGAGGAGTATCAGGGGAAGCTGAGGGATAGGTTGGAGCAGGAGTATCTTCCAAAGTTTGAGAAGGGTGAGCTGAAGGTGTTTGTTGATAGGGTTTTGCCTTGGGAGGAGATTCAGAAGGGACatgaggtgttggaggggaatgAGACCATGGGGAAGGTCATTTGCACAATCTCATAA
- the CCG6 gene encoding clock-controlled protein 6 (EggNog:ENOG503P7AR; COG:S): protein MKFSTAVLALAAGANAFKNVTYTTEVVTAITTYCPEPTTVEYGGTTYTITEATTLTITDCPCTVKKPVTTISSVICHDCAPVYHNSTVAPGPTTTPVGTIGQPAPTQPPLATAGAGKAAALSGGALAGVLGFVALAL from the exons ATGAAGTTCTCCACTGCCGTCcttgccctcgccgccggcgCCAACGCCTTCAAGAACGTCACCTACACCACCGAGGTCGTCactgccatcaccacctaCTGCCCCGAGCCCACCACTGTCGAGTATGGCGGCACCACCTACACCATCACTGAG GCCACCACTCTGACCATCACCGACTGCCCTTGCACTGTCAAGAAGCCTGTCACTACCATCTCGTCAGTGATCTGCCACGACTG CGCCCCTGTTTACCACAACAGCACCGTTGCCCCtggccccaccaccacccccgttGGCACCATCGGCCAGCCCGCCCCCACCCAGCCTCCTCTCGCCACTGCTGGTGCCGGCAAGGCTGCTGCCCTCTCCGGCGGTGCCCTCGCTGGTGTCCTCGGCTTCGTTGCCCTTGCCCTCTAA